The Anoplopoma fimbria isolate UVic2021 breed Golden Eagle Sablefish chromosome 10, Afim_UVic_2022, whole genome shotgun sequence sequence tattatattattattattatttattattatattattattatatgtattgtattgttattaatattattaatataattattattgttattatattattcgcattactattattattaatgttatcattattattattgtcccCGTGTTGAAAGCTCATGTATTCCTGTTAATCACTGTATTCAGCATCACGGTATCATGCTGTTAGActccagtggtggaatgtaacagtacatttactcatgtaCTGCACTTAAGCACAAGTTTGAGGTTCTTGTACTTTTATCTGACAGCTCTCGTTACTCTACAGATTCAGAATGTGACGtacaaaacacataaagagtttataaaatatgacgtttcattttgttttatgagTTCACCTGAAACCTTCGGTCCAATAATCAATAAGTCGATTTACAGGAAATAAATGTTATGTTCATGTGAAGGTTCCAGCTTCCACAGTGTGAAGATCGGAATGTTTTCCTTCTAATAATTGTAATAACTGattttggattctttttttcaggcatttttcacatcatttattctctattttcacataattttcccctttttaaaaaaaaacaataatattaaaatatataaggttttttctatttgtttcacATATGTAATGTTAAAGTATTAATGCTAAGGTTTGgactaaacaaacattgtgaaggTGTCACTTTGGGCTTTACAAAAGTGAACAATCAATCGATTAATCCATAATAGAAATAATTATTGGTTAatttaaaatgagctccagctCAAACAACTATGacagtaaaatgctgcttttacatgaaagcatcagtaataataatctaatgataGAATATATCACAGTTTGAATACTTTGACTACATTTAACTGATTATACTTGAAGGAACACAAGTATTAGTACTTTGGCTGCAGTAAAGGATCCGAGTACTCATTCCTCCGCTGGTCAAAACAgtaaatgttatacatttagaattaaatcaataacacaataaaaagtgcaaaaagcagCTAAATATTCAGTTGACAAATTTGTCAGTTTTATTGGACATTTCTCAAAGATTCCTCCGCAGGtttggtttccatggaaacTTTGGGTTCTCGACTAGATTTAGGTTTGATCACAGTTTGGCAGCTCATCATCAAGCTGCCATtgaatctgttgattatttattcattgattaATCCTCAGATTTGTGAAGACGGTTCCGttacttgttttcatttctgtgaAGTTGTCGTCTTCAAACGTCTTGTTTTGTTCGACCAAAAGTCCCAAAAGgttttcagtttacaatgaCGGAAGAAAACCAGcgtttgagaagctggaatcagGGATGAAATCAGTGATAAATCAGGGATGAAATCAGGGATGGAACCAGTGATAAATCAGGGATGGAACCAGTGATAAATCAGGGATGGAAGCAGGGATTCCAGTCATTTGATGAATGGTTGATTATGAATGGACTCAGAGATGATTTTACTTGATGAAGTATATTAAACTCATGTGAGTCTTTGTGTCGTCCCCAGATGTTGCGTCCGCTCAGCGCTGGTTAGTCGGTCCAGATGTCGGAGGACCAGCGGCTCCAGAGGGCCGAAGCCTCCCGGCGGGGGGAGGACGgtctggaggggggggggggagggcaACACGGAGCCCAGCATGCTGCTGCAGAAGCTCAAGAGCAACATCTCGTAAGTCAATACGATAATACtatagtactaatactactataatactatagtactatagtactaatactactataatactatagtactatagtactaatactactataatactatagtactaatactactataatactatagtactatagtactaatactactataatactatagtactaatactactataatactataatactatagtactaatactactataatactatagtactatagtactaatactactataatactatagtactaatactactataatactatagtactatagtactaatactactataatactatagtactaatactactataatactatagtactaatactactataatactatactatagtactaatactactataatactatagtactatagtactaatactactataatactatagtactatagtactaatactactataatactatagtactactataatactatatactatagtactaatactataatactatagtactaatactactatagtactatagtactaatactactataatactatagtactaatactataataatactataatacttatactataatactataatacttatactataatactaatactataatactactgtaatactataatactaatactataatacttatactataataatacaatactaATACATAATACTATAGtactaatactataatactaatactataacactatagtactaatactactataatactatagtactaatactataatactaatactataacactataatactaatactactataatactatagtactaatactataatactaatactataacactataatactaatactactataatactatagtactaatactataatactaataataactataatactaatactactataatactatagtactaatactataatactaataatactataatactaatactataatactatactaatactctaatactaatactataatactataatactaatactataatactactataatactaatactactataatactatactataatactaatactactataatactataatactataatacttatactataataatacaatactaATACATAATACTATAGtactaatactataataataaaatactaatactataatattataataataaaatactaatactataatattataataatatactataataatatactataatataatactataataatacaatactaACACATAATACtataggggcggctgtggcacatgaggtagagcgcttgtcccgtaaccacaaggttggtggttcaaacccctctaccggcaacatgccgaggtgtccttgagcaagacacctaaccccaagttgctccccgggcgcttcattgcagcccactgctcctccgggatggttcaatgcagagaaataatttccccattgtgggactaataaaggattgattattattattattattattatagtaataataaaatactaatactataataatatactataataatataataatatactataataatataataatatactataataatataataatatactataataatataataatacaatactgtgttgttttctctttctgtgttgcAGCAAAAGTGTTCAGACCAAAGTGGACCAGATTCTGGTAAGAACCACAAGTTCACACTGAGGCATccgatcagtgtgtgtgtgtgtgtgtgtgtgtgtgtgtgtgtgtgtgtgtgtgtgtgtgtgtgtgtgtgtgtgtgtgtgtgtgtgtgtgtgtgtgtgtgtgtgtgtgtgtgtgtgtgtgttctcagctCAGTGCtcaggtgtgtttgttctgtttcgACAGCAAGATGTTCAGCGTTTCTCTGACAACGACAAGCTGTTCCTGTACCTCCAGCTGCCCTCTGGACCCAGCTCTGGAGACAAGAGGTCAGACCGGCTGCTTTAGACAGGACAGGAACCCGGTTCTAGACAGGAACCGGTTCTAGATTAGTAAAACCTGGAGTATTGATGCAGTCTGGAgttaacggtgtgtgtgtgtgtgtgtgtgtgtgtgtgtgtgtgtgtgtgtgtgtgtgtgtgtgtgtgtgtgtgtgtgtgtgtgtctgtgagtgtgtctgtgtctgtgtctgtctgtgtgtgtgtctgtgtgtgtctgtctgtgtgtgtctgtgtgcgtgtgtctgtgtgtgagtgtgtgtgtgtgagtctgtgtgtgtgtgtgtgtgtgtgtgtgtgtgtgtgtgtgtgtgtgtgtgtgtgtgtgtgtgcatgcgtgtgtctgtgtctgtctgtctgtctgtgtgtgtgtgtgtgtgtgtgtgtgtgtgcgtgcgtgtgtctgtgtgtgtctgtgtctgtgtgcgtgtgtctgtgtgtgtctgtgtgtagtggTGGAGACTCCAGCTCCTTCAACACAGCCGACCAGCTCCACACCTGTAACTGGATCCGGAGTCACCTGGAGGAGCACTCGGACACCTGTCTGCCCAAACAGGACGTCTACGAGACGTACAAGTGAGAACAACCCTTTAACAGAGAAGGTCGTGTGAGGTCACGGGGTCGGGTCATGTGACCGTCTTCTCTGTCCCCTCAGGAGATACTGTGAGAACCTGCAGCATCGTCCTCTGAGCGCCGCCAACTTCGGGAAGATCATCAGAGACATTTTCCCAAACATCAAGGCCAGACGGCTTGGAGGCAGAGGACAGTCCAAATATCCTTTGATCTGCTGGAGGTCATGTGACGTCAGAACGTAGACTAGAAGTAGAGATAATCAAACACGTGTTTATGCAGATGAACAGTAATGAGGTAAATCATTAATAAGAGAACGTTCAGTGCTTCAGTCTCTCGGTTGCCGGTTGAATTCCCTAACCTGCCCGGTGGATACGTACTGTTACAGCGGCATCAGGAGGAAGACGGTTCTCAACATGCCTCTGCTGCCCAACCTGGACCTGAAGAACGAcccggtacacacacacacacacacacacacacacacacacacacacacacacacacacacacacacacacacacacacacacacacacacacacacacacacacacacacacacacacacacacacacacacacacactcacacacatgcacacacacacacacacactcacacacacacacacacatgttcacacacacacacacacacacacacacatgcacacacacacacacacagagacacacacactcactacatTAATTAAAAGTCTTTCATTCAGACTCCAGATGTTTTACTCACATTTGGAACAGAACCAGTAGAACATCTGGTTGGTGATGaacactcctctctcctctccaggcGGAGCTGACCGAGCTGGTCCAGACgtacaaacaggaagtgacggAGGCGGCGTGCGAGCTGATCTGCGACTGGGCTCAGAAGATCCTGAAGCGCTCGTTCGACACGGTGGTGGAGATCGCCCGCTACCTGATCCAGGAACACATCGTCAACCCGCGCTGCAGCCAGGCCGAGCTGGTCACCTCCGCTTCGcactgcaggtgtgtgtgagtgtgtgtgggagtgagtgatgtgtgtgagtgtgtgtgtgtgagtgagtgtgtgtgatgtgagtgTGATGTGAGGTGTGTGGGGTGATGTGAGGTGATGTGTGGTGATGTGGGTGATGAGGTGATGTGGAGGTGATGTGGGGTGATGGTGATGTGAGGTGATGTGaggtgatgtgatgatgtgagGTGATGTGATGTGAGGTGATGTGGGTGATGTGGGGTGATGTGAGGTGATGTGGGGTGATGTGAGGTGATGTGGGGTGATGTGGGGTGATGTGAGGTGATGTGaggtgatgtgatgtgtgatgtgaggTGATGAGGTGATGGGTGAGGTGATGTGAGGTGGTGATGTGAGGTGATGTGAGGTGATGTGGGGTGATGTGAGGTGATGTGAGGTGATGTGGGGTGATGTGAGGTGATGTGGGGTGATGTGAGGTGATGTGAGGTGATGTGGGGTGATGTGAGGTGATGTGGGGTGATGTGGGGTGATGTGGGGATGATGATGGGGTGATGTGGGTGGGGTGATGTGaggtgatgtgatggtgatgtgaggtgatgaggatgatgatgtgaggtgatgatgtgatggtgatgtgaGGTGATGTGAGGTGATGTGGGGTGATGTGAGGTGATGTGGGGTGATATGAGGTGATGTGGGGTGATGTGATGGGGGTGATGTGAGGTGATGTGATGtggggtgatgtgatggtgatgtggGGTGATGTGGGGTGATGTGGGGTGATGTGAGGTGATGTGATATGGGTGATGATGTGGGTGATATGAGGTGATGTGAGGTGATGTGAGGTGATATGAGGTGATGTGGGGTGATGTAGGCTACACATGTACTCATTGAACTGGAGTCACATTCTGGTAACTTATAATATTATTGTCTCATTAGTCGTTATTAATTGGTGGAGGaaatattattatcaaaaaaGACTCTGTCACAGgcaaagtactaataccacacagtaaaaatactctataatggtaaaagtactaataccacacagtaaaaatactctataatggtaaaagtactaataccacacagtaaaaatactctatAATGGGAAGTCCAAAAGTCAACTCTTATTAAAAAAGATGTAATCATTcacaaaattaactttttcacTGAGGtaaaaacaccagcagcaatctaacagcaccatgagTAACTTCATTAATGCTTTAAACGTCTAAAGATAGAACTCAGTTACCGACCTGATGTCTGTTTATGTCAAAGGAGTTAACGTTTGACTCTCTTGTCTTTGTCCTGTTGTCATGTGATACATGTCCGTCTGTCTGCAGGAGGTCCAGCCAAACCTCACAAGGTCATCAAGAAAACCCCCGTCATCTCTAAAGCCGAGAGCGACGGAGCTTCTGACCACAAGGTGATCAGCTGTGAGCTTCTGATCAGCCATTGATCGCCTACTGACCATCCCTCACTGCTAATCAATACTTCTGTCTGTCCACAGAAGGAACTCGGAGACTCTTCGTCCTCGTCTTCACTGAAGTCGCCGTCTGGAGACAAATCAGCTGCAGCGGCAAAGCCTTCCTCCCTGGAGGCTccgcccccctcctcctcctcctcggccgTTAGTGGACACCTggttgtgtctttttatttggggattaatgtgttttatttccacagttatcaataacctgatcaataaGTAACCAGACTGATCAATAAGTGACTTCCTGTGCTGCAGGTGGAGGCCTTCATGAAGCAGTTACCCAGAATCCTCCCTCGGAGCTCCATCCCCGATAAGACCCAGCTCTCCGTCCGCTCCTCTCCGCCCTCGCTGGCCCCCAAAGACTCCTCCGGGGTCGGGGGGGCGGCCGGACCCGGAGGCCCGGCCAACACCGCCACCACAGCCAGCGGGGGCGGGGTTAAGGTCATCGCCATGACGACGTTGCCCCAGCCGCAGGGAGGGTCCTTCCCGGTGATGATCCTGCCTCAGGGCTGTCTGTCCTACGAGCGGGAGCAGGTcgccccgcctcctcctcctcttcctcctcctcctcttcctcctcctcctcctcctcagcagcacGCCGCTGCAGCTCCCACCTCGGTGCTGCAGAAACCACGAGGGAACGCCAACAAGCGCCCCCTGGAGGCCGTGGCGTCCGGCAGCGGCGCTGTGGGAGCGTCTGCTGCTCCTCCGGTGAAACGGAAACGTGGCCGACCGAGGAAACCCCGTCCTGAGGacgccccctcctccccccccgcCGCTCTGTCTCCCaagccccccccacccacccatcaTCACCTCCCTGAGCGGGGCGTCATCCAGaaagcctcctcctcctcctcctcctcctcctcctcctcgcagCCGCTGCTGGAGCTGGTGATCCAGGACCAGCAGGGGCTGGTTCTGAGTCAGCTGCCGGCGGTGACGGATCCAAGTCACCGGCTGATGGAGCACCGCGGCGTGGTGGTGCAGTGTCAGACGGGCGCCGCCGTGGAACCGGACCGCCACGCCCGGCAGCTGCTGCTCTTCCAGAGTCTGTCGGGACGCACCCCGATGGTGGAGGTCATCCAGAAGGCCCCGAGGCCGAGCAACAACAACTCCACTCCCACTGCAGCACAcctccacccccctcctcctcctcctcctcctcctcttcctcctcttcctcctcctcctctttctcttcctctccccacGCTGCACGAGGAGCGGGGGGAGGTGGAGATAACGTTGACGCCGGTGGAGCTGCACGTCAGCCCGTccacttcttcctcctctgttgctgctcctgcctcctcttcctccatctgctCCATCACGGTGGtgcagagtgaggaggaggaggcagagagcagCACCTCCTCAAAGACAGAGGCGCACTAGCTCTCAtcgctcttcctcctcctcctcttttttattCTGGATCAGCCCTCACCTACGAgacaagccccgccccccttacctctcctcttccttATTGGTGGAAATCCCAGATTGGCGGCAGCAGAGAGCCAATCAGGAGGATACATGAAGCCAAACCCTCCTCGCTGCTCCTTCCATCATTGCACTTGTGAACAGAGCGACTCTTTAACTGCATGTCCGTCCGTGTGGCGACTGAAAGCCAGAAGAACGACTCCTCAGGGGGCCGGGCCTCAAaccttcctctcttccctcctcgtATCCTCGCCTCCTTGTATCCTCGCCTCTGTGCTGAGGTTTTGGTCGTCTGCTTCAGATCAGTTGATTTaaaggagaataaaaaaaaaacagataaaagaaCAGAGTGATacaaaggaaggagggaaggagacaaGTAAACAGGATTGAATCAGCCTGCAGTGGGTGAATACAGAAGGTACTACGGGTCAGAGCCTTGTGAAGGTTCTTTGtgctaaatatgaaaaaatgaccTCTTTAACGGAGCTCCGCCTCGATTCACCTTCACTTCAGGGAGTGAAAcgtagagaaaaaaagatttacggACGCTGAGCTGCAGatttctaaaatattttcaactgtagtttaacaaaaaaatatgttttcaagcCTGTAAAACTGGACGGAGTCTTGAAGATGAAGTCCTGGACTGAATGTGGATCGAAGCTCTGCTCTCGTCTTCAGAGAGTTCCTCTGTTCTAAACAGTTTGTTGTGTTCGTGTTGCTTTAGTAGATATTtctgatcgtgtgtgtgtgtgtgagacaaacACCAAGGCTCATTAACTTACCCATCGCCCAAAAAAGATGTAAATTTAGCcacattaattaatttattcatcccGGGTCGTCGAGGCTCAACATCAGAGAGTCGATCATTTGGAGctttttgatgaaaaactgATCGAAAACACGTTTGAAGTCGGCTGTTTGTAGTTTAAAGGCCCTATTTTCTCGTAATCTTCagtcattttatatatttatattttagtgcAGACGCAAAGTTTAACGTACCAAACGTTTAGGTTCccacttttcaaaacaatttaTTCTGATTAACGTGACGTCGTCGGCCAAAGATGGAAGTTAAAGGAcgagaaaaatgcaaaacaaatttaCATCTGCAAATTCAACGTTTGAGTGGTACCAAATGTTTTCTATAAAAACCCTCATCTCTTACTGTGATACTGTGATATGTAACACACTTCCTGAAggatttattaaatgaatggacCGACAAAGAAACCAGAAGGACATGTTTGTTCTAAAATCCtaaaattcccccaaaaatctCTGATGATTTAAAGATCTTCATCATGAAACCGTCCGACCCAAACTGTCCAAATATAAGCAGCCGCACAACAACTTTAtgagaatgaaatgaaactgGACGGAGTGTAAATGAAATGAGGAAACAAAGCACACGTCAAAAACAACGACCACAGACAGACCCCACGGTGTTTTTAAGATTTGTCATttgagagtaaaaaaacaaacgcacGTGTCCGACTTTTCCCGCTTTATTCGCCTCCGGGAACTCAAATGACGCTAAAGGAACGAGGATTTGTGGCGTCCGATTGCAGCGTTCGAGGTTCAAACCCCCGAGGACTCCGGCACAAAGAGCAAAGCACAAAGTTACGACCTCGTAACGCTAAAGACACGATGTATGAACGAGGGTAATGTGCAGGAAGTTAGCTTCTGTAGCACTGAGCCGCCATGATTATcctgctagcttagcttagcttagctgtCGTTGTATGTTGCCATGCACCCTTTGCACTAACTCTTCAACCACCTCGTCCAGAGCAGCAACGTGACGTTACCGCGTCGGAAAtctgacctttttctttttcccgcCAAGGGGACGTGACGcttcatgttttaattgttttaacagaaatgggaaaagaaatgttaataaacCCACAAAGATAGataatgtaatgtgttaatACGGTTCTCTTTACAGAGAAACATTCAGCTTAAAGGAACCTTTATGTAGAACTGTGATCTATGattcattataaaaacattcaaagttacaggaaacaacaaacCAGTAAAAAAGATTTGATTTGTGTCCTCATAAAATATAAGTTaatgtcatttgaaaaaaagctgCTTGTATGATTTGTGTTGAAATATTTGCTGTTTATTAACAAATCCAAACTTGAGGATGTtttgttcctcctcttcttcttcgttggtggAGGAGTTCCTCCCTCCGTCGTCATGGTAACGTCACCTTGCTGACATTTGTTCTTCACCTTTTTGCCAAACCGCCTCTCGCCGTGTGAGGGcgtcgtcttcttcttcgttggtgcTATAAACCGCGGGGCCGCCTGCCCTCGCCGTTCTCCATCCTGTGATCACAGATttgtacaaaaagaaaaatgtttgcgTCGACGCTCACACGTGAATGTGTgaatacaggtgtgtgtgtgtgtgtgtgtgtgtgtgtgtgtgtgtgtgtgtgtgtgtgtgtgtgtgtgtgtgtgtgtgtgtgtgcgtgcgtgcgtgcgtgcgacTAAAGGGACGCCGAAAAGATTTCTGACTGTTAAAAACGATACCtgttgcatgatgggaaagTGAGTTCAAGCACTTGTTGTTTACCATGAAGTGAGTGCAGCCTAGCTCACAGCACTACACATGGTGGATGATTAAAGGAGCACTAACGATActaacatgtcattttttatcACTAAAGTGAAGTGCCAACATGTGGAAAAACATCTGGAGCCTCCGAACTTTTTCAGACGGagctgaaacaaatgaaaagttgcactgtttaaagttaaaaacaagagaaagaacCCGTGTGTTATGAATTTATTGTTATATGCAttgagaaaacacattttgtctgtaaCTCTCTGCTTGCACTTGTTCTGAGCGGCGTCAGATTTATATTCAACAGGTCAGAATGTTTGAATTGTTCAGCCGAGGGTTTAAGGAGAGCAACGCTCTTTTAAAAGTTGCAGTAACTCGAAGAGATTAAACTAAACGAGACGTTTAAAGCAACATTTCACTTGATGGGCGAAAGCAACAGGAAGCACTTCTGTAGAAGGCCTCAGATGAACGAGTTCACATGACGGGGACTCTAGTCATGACTCTGACTTCAGCTGGACTTGATTTCTCTTGATGGGGGACTCGGGTCTTTACTTGGGACTAGTTTTTCATTTGGGACTTGTTGCTCTTGACTCATCTTTAATTGGGACTTGTTGATTTTAACTTGGGTCTTGACTTCTTACTTGTACTTGACTTGAGACTTGTTGGTTTTGACTCGAGTCTCCACTTGGAACTTGTACCCGATGTGGTACTTGTTGGTCTagacttgggacttgacttgGTACCTGGTGGCCTTGAGTTGGGAGTTGGTAAATGACTTGTTCTTGACTtggaaatgtacttttttattaattccaACATTGGAAAGGTGGTCTTATGGAATAAACGACGAGAACTTTCTTTGAACTTGACTCAGGACTTGGTCTTACCTTGGAACTAGATGGACTAGACTCTGGACATGTTCTTTACTTTGGGCTTGTTTTTGACTTGGTACTTGTTGGTGTTGACTTGGGACTTGGGTAAAGTACTTGCTCTTGATTTGGGAGTtgactttattattaattcCAACATTGGAAAGGTGTTCTTCggtacatttacagtaaacGACAAGCACTTCGTTTGAACTTGACGCTGAATCTTGAGTCATTGGTTTTGACGTTGGACTTGTTGCTTGTGATTCAGGTCTTAACTTAGGTCTTGCGGTTTTGACTTGTGACTTGTACTTGACAGGGGACTTGTTGATCTTGATTTGGGTTTCTACTTGGGACTAGTTCTTGACCTGGGACTTGCTGGTATTGATTCAGTTCTTGACCTGGGACTTGCTGGTATTGATTCAGTTCTTGACCTGGGACTTGCTGACCTTGATGAGCCAACATCCTTCAGTATGACGCATACCGAGACGTTACCGCTGCACGGTCAAAGACATGAGAGCAACTGTTCAGGTTGTCCAACAAGTTGCCCGGTCCTCAGCAGTCCTAAGTTGCCGTGAGGTTTAACGTTACAGGAAACTAAGATCAGATGTTTTTCAGCCCGACATCAAAGTGAAGTGAAGCTTTCAGCGTCTCAGTTGATCCAGAAGGTTCCTACTGCAGGACCTGTGGGCCAAACTGTGAATATGAAGGTTTAGAAACGACGAGGGGGAGATCTAAAATGAGCTTAATTTACGGTTCAGTGGGAGTCAGTGATTGGAGGAACCATTTTGAACCAGTTTGGGCCACTTAACTGGGCCAACTGGACCTGCTCTGAATCCTGTGGTTGAAAGTTTGGAAATTAGACTTCAAGTCTTTCTCTTCCAAGAATGCTTAAAGGAGAGTCTTTAAACGCATGAATTCCTGGTTTGGCCCAGTTTTGCTCTTTAACTGGGGGAACTGGGCTACCTGGACCTAAACCTGGACCTAAACCTGGACCGTGTTGATGTTCAAAGGAACCTGAAAGATGAGCCGCTCTGTGGGAAGTCAGTAATCGGCTCTGGAAGTTCAGCCGTGAAAGTTTAGTTCTAAAATTAGTTTGAGATTAGAGGAAGTCCAACACGCCCCAGTTTGGTCAAACTGGAATCTGTGTTAGAAGAAGCCTGGAAATTCTGCAGCAATCTGGAAGGAAAAATCCCAGTTTGGCCCACTTACTGGTCGGACTGGGCTAACTGCAGAATCtgtagaaaagaagaagaggtcCAGTTGTTTAACAAAGTCCAGATACAAGAGTTCTAGAAATGGTTTAGATCCAGTCAGTAAAGGCAGGAAAAGTCCAGTGTGGTCCAGTGTGGTCCAGCCGGGTCCTGCATGAGGAACCCGGGTTGGAAGGTGGAGGCGGTCGGAGGAATCTTTCACTGTGGAGCCGCGTtgctcaaaaaaaacaaaaaccagaaACGGGTCAGATAATCAAAGATTAAAGGATCGGGATTCGGGTAGCGGTGCGTTGACCTAAAGGATCAGACTCGATGACACGGCGTTctctgatgtcacttcctggtcTGGGTCTGTCGATGGCGCTTAAAGCTGCTACATGCGTCACTTTGAACtcagtgatttatttgtttgatcTCAGTTCATGATGGAGCTACATTGAGAGCAGCTCTAAAGATGGAACCGGTTTCATTCTCCGCCTGTAGACCTCCTGTAGACCAAAGAGAGTACACAGGAAGTTCACCTACAGAGTTGTGATACGtttaatgctgcgttcacaccaaacgcAAAGCAACAATcaaaccagactccattcacaaaacaagcattttaaaagt is a genomic window containing:
- the rfx5 gene encoding LOW QUALITY PROTEIN: DNA-binding protein RFX5 (The sequence of the model RefSeq protein was modified relative to this genomic sequence to represent the inferred CDS: deleted 1 base in 1 codon): MSEDQRLQRAEASRRGEDGLEGGGEGNTEPSMLLQKLKSNISKSVQTKVDQILQDVQRFSDNDKLFLYLQLPSGPSSGDKSGGDSSSFNTADQLHTCNWIRSHLEEHSDTCLPKQDVYETYKRYCENLQHRPLSAANFGKIIRDIFPNIKARRLGGRGQSKYCYSGIRRKTVLNMPLLPNLDLKNDPAELTELVQTYKQEVTEAACELICDWAQKILKRSFDTVVEIARYLIQEHIVNPRCSQAELVTSASSAGGPAKPHKVIKKTPVISKAESDGASDHKKELGDSSSSSSLKSPSGDKSAAAAKPSSLEAPPPSSSSSAVEAFMKQLPRILPRSSIPDKTQLSVRSSPPSLAPKDSSGVGGAAGPGGPANTATTASGGGVKVIAMTTLPQPQGGSFPVMILPQGCLSYEREQVAPPPPPLPPPPLPPPPPPQQHAAAAPTSVLQKPRGNANKRPLEAVASGSGAVGASAAPPVKRKRGRPRKPRPEDAPSSPPAALSPKPPPPTHHHLPERGVIQKASSSSSSSSSSSQPLLELVIQDQQGLVLSQLPAVTDPSHRLMEHRGVVVQCQTGAAVEPDRHARQLLLFQSLSGRTPMVEVIQKAPRPSNNNSTPTAAHLHPPPPPPPPPLPPLPPPPLSLPLPTLHEERGEVEITLTPVELHVSPSTSSSSVAAPASSSSICSITVVQSEEEEAESSTSSKTEAH